In Phyllopteryx taeniolatus isolate TA_2022b chromosome 1, UOR_Ptae_1.2, whole genome shotgun sequence, the following proteins share a genomic window:
- the LOC133476051 gene encoding L-rhamnose-binding lectin SML-like, which yields MPTCFRLSAALLLTATCFILTAVVHSQERMTTCDSDPLKVHRLTCDEGVISVDEALYGRSDSMVCSEGRPPQELANTQCSQEGTLSRISARCNGKKSCEMNMAMFHNSDPCDGTFKYLVTSFTCTPTLILIACEYSLAELFCGPQLVLLIHGADYGRRDRTTCTFGRPEAQIQNQECLGPNDIVANTCNGKNNCTIPVTNGVFGHNCRGTYKYLEVAYTCEWS from the exons ATGCCGACCTGCTTCAGACTCAGCGCAGCATtgt TGCTGACAGCAACATGTTTCATCCTGACAGCAG TTGTTCATTCTCAAGAGCGAATGACCACCTGTGATTCGGACCCTTTGAAGGTTCATCGCCTGACCtgtg ACGAGGGAGTGATCAGCGTGGACGAGGCTTTGTACGGTCGCTCCGACTCGATGGTCTGCTCTGAGGGAAGACCTCCGCAGGAGCTGGCTAACACGCAATGCAGTCAGGAAGGCACCTTGAGTAGGATCTCGGCAAG ATGCAATGGCAAAAAATCATGTGAGATGAACATGGCGATGTTCCACAATTCTGATCCCTGTGATGGCACCTTCAAATATTTGGTGACCAGTTTCACCTGCACGCCTACAC TGATTCTGATAGCGTGTGAATACTCCTTGGCAGAATTGTTTTGTG GTCCACAACTAGTTCTTCTCATCCACGGTGCTGACTACGGACGCCGCGACCGGACCACATGCACATTCGGAAGGCCTGAGGCCCAGATACAAAATCAAGAATGCCTGGGCCCAAATGACATTGTGGCCAACAC GTGCAATGGGAAAAACAACTGTACGATCCCAGTCACCAATGGTGTGTTTGGACACAACTGTAGAGGGACCTACAAGTACTTGGAGGTTGCCTACACATGTGAAT GGTCGTAA